The sequence GCCCCCAGGCCCGAGAAGCGCAGGCTTTGCCACTCGGCCTGGGTGTAGGCCACCGAGCGCCGGAAAATCCGCGTGCTCACGAAAGCGCTCACCGCGCACCAGGCGCAGAAAAACGAGTACCAGATGCCCGACAGGCCGTAGCGGTAGATCACCCCGCCCATCCAGATCGGCGTGTCGGTGGCGGTGTGGGTGGCGTAGACACTGGTGGCGGGCAGCCACCAGGGAAGGTCGCGGTCGGCCAGGAAAAAATCGGCCTCGCCGCGTGAGGCCAGACGGTGGAACAGCACACCGGTGGCGACCATCAGGACTATGTAGGCGATTACCCAGAACCAGTCGAGCCAGTTGAAATGGATCATGTGCGGAGGTCCCCCTGACAGACGGTTGCCACGGGAGAAACGGGGAGAGGTGCGTCAAACAATTTTGCAGCCGCCGCCGCGCTCCTGTCAAGATTTGTCCCCACGCTTGCGGATTGACTTGCCCCGCGGCTTGCGCTACAATGATTCCGTCGGAACCCGCACATTTCTTGACAGAGTGGCCCGTTTCCTGTCCTGTCGGCCCCGCGCGGGCCGTCCCGTTGTCCATGCTTTCGCCTGGAGGTGTCCGGATGAGAAAGCTTTATTTCGTGCTGGCCGCTGTCGTGATAGCCGCGCTCTGGAGTTTCTTCGCCTGCGGGCCCTCCAGCGCCGGGACCAGTTTCACGCCCTTGTTCGACGGCAAGGACCTCACGGGCTGGGTGAATGTCAACTGCGCGCCCGAGACCTGGTCGGTCAAGGACAACATGATTGTCTGCACCGGGGCGCCCACCGGGGTGCTGCGCACGGACAAGATGTACGAGAACTACGTGTTGGAGCTGGAGTGGCAGCACACCGTGGCCGGCGGCAACGCCGGGCTGTTCGTGCATTCGGACGCGATCACCGCGCCGGGGCAGCCGTTCACCCGCGCCATCGAGGTGCAGATCATGGACGGCAACCATGGCGACATTTTCTCGATCCACGGCGCCTCGCTCACCCCCTCCCGTCCGCACCCCGAGGGCTGGCAGCGGGCGCTTCCCTGGGTCGAGGCAGCCAAACCGGCCGGCCAGTGGAACCGCTACCGCCTGGAAAGCCGCGACGGCGTGCTGCGGCTGTGGGTCAACGGCCAGGAGGCCAACCGGGCCTACTACTGCAACCCGCGCAAGGGCTACATCTGCCTGGAGAGCGAGGGGAGCCTGGTCTATTTCCGCAACATCCGGATCAGCGAGCTGCCCAGCTCCAACCCGCGCCCCGAGGTGACAGCCAAGGAGGATGAGGGCTACAAGAGCCTCTACACCGGCCTGGATCTGCGCGGCTGGAAACAGGTCCCCGGCAACGTGGGCCACTGGAGCGCCAAGGACTGGGTGCTGGACTATGACGGCAAGAGCGAGGCCGAGGGCGAGGACAAGAACCTCTGGAGCGAGAAAGACTACAAGAATTTCAAGCTGATCGTGGACTGGCGCCAGCCGGGCGAGGCCTTGATCGACACCGTGCCCGTGGTCCTGCCGGATGGCAGCCACCTGAAAGACGAGAAGGGCGCCGAGGTGAAAGTCCCGGTCCTGGATGCCGGTGATAGTGGCATCTACCTGCGGGGCAGCTCCAAGGCCCAGGTGAATATCTGGAACTGGCCGGTCGGCTCGGGCGAGTTCTACGGCTACCGGATGGACGAGCAGATGCCGCCCGAGGTGCGTCGCGGTGTCACTCCGATCCAGAACGCCGACAAGCCCATCGGTGAGTGGAACCGTTTCGAGATCACCCTGGAGGGCAATGTGGTCACCGTGTACGAGAACGGCAAGCTGGTGATCGACAAGGCCGAGCTTCCCGGCGTGCCCGAAACCGGCCCCATCGCCCTTCAGCACCACGGCGACCCGATCCAGTTCGCCAACATCTACCTCAAGGAGCTGCCCTGAGACGCGCGGGAACCCGCGCCTGAGGGGCTGAACGCGAGCGGATGATAGATATCGCGCCCGGAATAAGCCTGGATGAAAGCTGGCTGAGCGAGAGCTTCATCCGCTCGAGCGGCCCGGGCGGCCAGAATGTGAACAAGGTCGCCAGCGCGGTGCAGTTGCGTTTCGATGTGACCGATTGCCCGGTCCTGACGCAGGAGGTGCAAGCGCGCCT is a genomic window of bacterium containing:
- a CDS encoding DUF1080 domain-containing protein, giving the protein MRKLYFVLAAVVIAALWSFFACGPSSAGTSFTPLFDGKDLTGWVNVNCAPETWSVKDNMIVCTGAPTGVLRTDKMYENYVLELEWQHTVAGGNAGLFVHSDAITAPGQPFTRAIEVQIMDGNHGDIFSIHGASLTPSRPHPEGWQRALPWVEAAKPAGQWNRYRLESRDGVLRLWVNGQEANRAYYCNPRKGYICLESEGSLVYFRNIRISELPSSNPRPEVTAKEDEGYKSLYTGLDLRGWKQVPGNVGHWSAKDWVLDYDGKSEAEGEDKNLWSEKDYKNFKLIVDWRQPGEALIDTVPVVLPDGSHLKDEKGAEVKVPVLDAGDSGIYLRGSSKAQVNIWNWPVGSGEFYGYRMDEQMPPEVRRGVTPIQNADKPIGEWNRFEITLEGNVVTVYENGKLVIDKAELPGVPETGPIALQHHGDPIQFANIYLKELP